ATAGAAGGTGAAGAAATTACTAAAGCCAGAGAGCTAAATGTAGTTAACTCACTTTCTGGACGTATCTCTGGTGTGCAGGTAAGCGGAGCCTCCGGTAATATGGGTGGTTCTTCTCGTATCCTGATCAGAGGTGTAAACTCAGTAGCAGGTAACAACCAGCCTTTATTTGTAGTAGATGGTGTTCCTCTGGACAACTCAAACTTCAACTCTACAGACCAGGCTCGTGGTAGCGGAGGTTATGACTATGGTAACATGGCTCAGGATATTAACCCTGATGACATACAGTCTATCTCTGTTCTTAAGGGTGCCAGTGCTGCTGCTCTATACGGAACACGTGCTGCCAATGGTGTTATTCTGATCACTACAAAAAAAGGGAAAAACCGTAAGGGTATAGGTGTAAGCGTAAACTCAAGCGTTACGCTGGATGAAGTTTACGTATTGCCTAAATACCAAAATGAATACGGCGGCGGTAACGGTCCTTTCACCCAGTTTAATGGTGAAGATGTAGCTTACTTCGCTTTTGACGAAAGCTGGGGCCCCAGACTGGATGGACGCCTGGTTCGCCAGTGGTACAGCTTCTATGAAGGTGACTCTGACTATGGTTTGAGAACCCCCTGGGTAGCTCACCCTAATAACATTGAAGACTTCTTTGATACAGGAGTTACATTAAATAATAATATCTCTTTCTCTGGAGGTAATGATGTAGCTACTTTCAGAGTATCTTACTCTAATGTAAACCAGGACTTTGTTCTGCCTAATAGTGAGCTAAAAAGAAATACCCTGAACTTCTCAGGTTCAGCCAAACTTACTGAAAAGTTTACTGCTTCAGTAACTGGTAACTATGTGAAAAATAGTGCTTTAGGTCGTCCTGGTACTGGTTATGATGGTCTTAACGTGATGCAGCAGTTTAACCAGTGGAGCCAGCGCCAGATGGACATGGACAAGCTGAGAACTTATAAAACATCTGAAGGTATCCAACGTACATGGAACATTACTGGTCCTACCGACCTAACCCCTAAATATTCTGATAACCCTTACTGGACTCGTTACGAAAACTATCAGAATGACGATCGTGAGCGTATATTTGGTAACATTACCCTGAACTACGAATTTACCGATTGGCTGTCATTAACTGGTCGTGTAATGACCGACTTCTATACTGACAGAAGAGAAGAGAGACTAGCGGTAGGTTCTCAGGATATTCCTTCTTACTCTGAAGCAGTAAGAGAAGTAAGTGAAACCAACGCAGACCTGATCCTTACTTTTGACAAAAGGTATGGTACCGACTTCTCACTAAATGCTTTTGTAGGTGGTAACATCAGATATAACTCTTACAACCGTAACGTAGGTACTACACAGGGTGGACTCAACGTGCCTGACTTCTATAACCTGATCAACTCAGTAAGTCCAATACTGGTAGACGATTACTTTGAAGAAAAACAGATCAACAGTGTGTTTGGTAATGCTTCTGTAGGTTTCAGAGACATGTTATTTGTTGACCTGACTTTAAGAAACGACTGGTCATCTACGCTGCCTGCAGGTGATAACTCTTACCTATACCCTTCAGTATCAGGTAGTTTTGTTTTCTCAGAACTAGAACCTTTAGTAAACAGCAACATCCTTTCTTATGGTAAATTAAGAGCAGGTTGGGCACAGGTAGGTAACGATACAGATCCTTATCGTCTGGCGCTTACTTACGCGCCTAAAGAAAGCTTCGGTGCTAACCCTCGCTATTCAGTGCCTAACGCACTTAACAATCCTGAGTTGCTGCCTGAGCGTACCAACTCTTGGGAAATTGGTACTGACATGCGTTTCTTCGGAGATCGTTTGGGCTTAGATGTTACTTACTACAGCTCAGTAAGTACAGACCAGATCTTTACTGTGGATATTTCTGGTTCTACCGGATATAGCTCTCAGATTATTAATGCTGGTGAAGTGACTAACAAAGGGGTAGAGCTTCAGCTAAGAGGTACACCTATTGCTACTAAAAACTTCCAGTGGGATGTAATTGTAAACTGGGCCAGAAACAGAAACGAAGTAGTAGAACTGGCTGAAGGTATCAATACCTATACCTTATCAAGTGCTCCGTTTGCAGTGTCAGTAGTAGCTAGAGAAGGTGAGCCATATGGTGCTATCTTAGGATTTGACTATGTATATGATGGAAATGGTAATAAAGTAATCAATGCTGATGGTACTTATGCTACTACAGACAGACAGGTGCCGCTAGGCAATGCTATGCCTGACTGGACTGGTGGTATCACTAACTCCTTTACTTATAAAGGTATCAATGCCAGCGTATTAATAGATGGTAGAAAAGGTGCCGATATATTCTCTATCTCAAATATGTTTGGAAAGTACAGCGGTATGTACGAAGAAACTGTAGCTAACAACATCAGAGAGTTAGGTGTAGTGGCAGAAGGTGTAGTAAATGTAGGTACTGCTGAAAACCCTCAGTACGAGCCAAATACTACGCGACTTTCAGCTATTAACTACTTCCAGGGATTATACGGTGTAGACGCCGCACACGTTTACGACGGAAGCTTTATTAAACTGCGTGAAGTAACTATAGGCTATACTTTGCCAAATAGTATTATGGAGAATTCACCTTTCAAAAATGTTACGCTTTCATTAGTAGGACGTAACCTGGCAATTCTACATAAAAATATCCCTCATCTGGATCCTGAATCTACTTTGAGCTCTGGAAACGTACAGGGAATAGAAGGTGCCCAGCTGCCTTCACTAAGATCTTGGGGCTTTAACCTTAGCTTTGGTCTTTAATCACGCTTAACTTCAGAAATGACTATGAAAAATATATTAAGTTATATCAAAATATTTGTTCTGGCAGGCCTTATTGTAACAATAAGCGCTTGTGAGGACTTTGAGGAGCTAAACACTAACCCTAACCAGCCGCCGGTAGTACCTACTACCGCGCTGCTTTCTTCAGCGCAGAAGCAGTTGATGGATCACATCTGGGATGAGTGGCATAATGGGCGTTTCGGCATGCTCTACGCTCAATACTGGTCTGCCAATGAGTATACAGACGAAAGCAGATACCAACTAAGACAGAACATTAACAATAACTACTGGCTTTACTATTATGCTGGTCGTGATGCTGCTATGACAGGTGACCCTAATGGGGGAGGTATCAGAGACTTACAGGAAATTATTCGCCTTAATGAAGAAACTCCTGAAGACTTTTCTGCATATGGTGACACTAATAACCAGATCGCTGTTGCTAAAATCATGAAAGCCTGGATGTTCCAGATTATCACTGATATTTGGGGTGATGTACCGTATACTGAAGCCCTACAGGGAGCAGATCAGGTAGCACCAGCTTATACTCCTCAGGAGGAAATCTACAAAGATCTTCTTGTAGAGTTAACTGAAGCCAGTGATATGATTGATGTAAATGGTGCGGGTTTCACTAGTGGAGACCTAATTTATGAAGGGGATATGGCAAAGTGGAAGAAGTTTGCTAATTCTCTAAAGATGAGAGTTGCCATCCGCATGGCAGATGTAGAGCCAGCTTTGGCTGAAACTGCAATTACTGAAGCTCTTGCAGCAGGAGTATTTGAAGGTAATGCAGACAATGCTTTATTAAGATATGCTACTTCTGTACCAAATAATAACCCCCTGAACGAAGACAGAAAAACAAGAGCAGACTTTGCAGCGAGTGAACCATTAGTAGATTTACTTAAAAAGTACAATGATCCGCGTCTTGACTACTACGCAGCTCCAAATGCTAGCGGTGAGTACGTTGGTTTAACTTACGGCTTATCACAATCTCAGGCAGGTGCTATTCCTAATAGTGCTGTGTCTCAGCCAAGTGAGGTAGTGCTAAGTGCTGAGTCTCCTGGTGTTTATATGGATTATGCTGAGGTACTTTTTATCCTTTCAGAGGCTGCTGCCCGTGGCTTTATCGGTAATGATCCCGCAGACTACTATAATCAGGCTATTGAGGCCTCTATGGAGTATTGGTCAGGTCTTGCTGGTGAAACTATAGAAACAGAGGTCATTGAAGACTATTATACTAATGTAGTTCCTTTTGACGAAAACAACTGGAGACAGTCTATCGGTGAGCAGAAATGGCTGGCGCTATATATGCAGGGCATTCAGGGCTGGACAGAATGGAGAAGACTTGATTTTACTGGCGTATTAACTCCTCCTGCGGCCGGACCATTAGTAGGTACTGGAATTCCTCTTCGTGTAACTTATCCTGTAGATGAGCAAAACCTAAACAGTGCCAGCTATGATGAGGCTGTTGCTCGTCAGGGAGCAGATGCACTAAACACCCCCGTATGGTGGGATGTGAATTAATCATTAGCTAAAATAAAATTCATTAGAAAATGAAAGTATATAATATATTAACAGCTCTTATACTTTGTCTTTCGTTTGTATTTACCGCTTGCGATGAAGATGGAGAAGAAAGCATCTCATGGAAACCGGGCGACTCTTTAATAATCAACGGTGCAGCTGAAGTTGAAGCCGGTACGACTGGAGAACCCTACTATGTAGAAGGTTTTACCATTAACAAAGAGTATACATGGTCAGTAGATGGTAATGCCGTAAATGCTTCTCGTGAAGGGGAGTTTATCTATGTAGATTTTCCTACTGTTGGTACGCACCTTATTAAAGTATCAAACGGAGAATATGAAGGAGAACTTACAGTATCGGTAGTTGAACCTGAAGAGGAATAACAGACTGTTTATCACTAAATTTTGAGAAAGCCCCTACATTCGGTGTAGGGGCTTTTTTTTGTCTTTGTACCGACAAAAATCAAAAAACCTGCCTTCCATAGAGAACTTTATGTAAAAACAAAAGTTAAAGGTTTGATTTTGTTAGAAGTAAAATACTACATTTCATATATTGATAAGAGTAGCATAAGTCTCAAATTTCAATACTGCGAAAAAAAACCTTTATAAATATCAAAATCATGATATTGTATTTGTTTTGATATTTTGCTTTGAATAATTAATAAATATTGATTGCATTTATGTTATTATTATAAATCCAATATTCTGCATGCATACTTGTTTTTTTCATTGATATGTATATGTTTGCAAATCTTTTATATAAATACCTAACATCTATATCTTCATTTGTCTAGATAAAATGGACTTACAATAATCTACTATTTATAGTAAAACAACATATAAAATACTGTTCAAAAGTAAACGCTCAGCTCCTAAAAGACAGCAGGTGTAATAAGTGGTAAAAAGAGTTGAGTTTATGGGTTAGCATTTTCTTTCAACATAAATCATACATATATGCGTGTAAACTTTACAAACTGCTTATCATTAGGCAGGGCAGCCTGGGTAAAACTAGGTTTGAGCAGCCTAATGATTGTTTTGTTTTGCTTTACCAGCGTACAGGCTCAAAACCGTACAGTGTCTGGTAAAGTCACATCTGCTGAAAGCGGAGAATCCCTTCCGGGAGTAAATGTTATTGTAAAAGGCACTACTGTAGGTACAGTTACCGATATAGATGGTAATTACAAACTAAATGTTCCTCAGGATGCCAGTACATTAGTCTTTTCTTTTATTGGACTAGCTGAGCGTGAAGTTGCGATTGGCGATCGTTCTTCCATCAATATAGAGATGAACGAAGACGCACAACAGCTAAGCGAGGTAGTGGTACAAGCTTACGGAGCAAAATCTGAAAAACTGAACGTACAGCAGATTGAAACTGTAAATGCAGATAACTTCAGAGACTTTCCGGTTGTAAGTCCTCAGGAGCTGCTTCAAGGGCAGGCAAGTGGTATTCAAGTAACTGGTTCGTCTGGAGTTATCGGTACTTCACAGAACGTAAGAATTAGAGGAGTAGCCTCTATCAATGCTGGTACCCAGCCTCTATATGTTTTGGATGGTGTTCCTTTGAATGATGCATCTGGTGGAGCAGAAGGCTACTCTGATGAAGCAGGAGGATCTGCCCTGAACCCTATTTTCAACTTAAATCCTAATGATATTGAATCAATGACAGTGCTGAAAGATGCTTCAGCCACTGCTCTTTATGGTTCCAGAGGAGCTAATGGTGTAGTATTAATTACCACCAAAAAAGGCTCAGCGGGTCAGAAAACACAATTCTCATTTGATTATTTTACAGGTTGGTCAGAGCCAACAGTTTTAAAAGATGTTTTAAGTGCTGATGAGTGGAGACAGTTTCGTTCAGATTACTTAACAGCCAGGGGAACACCTACAGAACCTAGTAGTTTGCCACAAACAGGGTACAACTGGTTAGATGGTGTAACACAAACTGGTAGAACAAATTCATACTCACTTTCAGCAAGAGGTGGTACTGATAAAACAACTTTTTATGTAGGAGGTACTTATTTTAACTCTAGTTCTTATCAGATTGGAAACGATGTTGATAAAATTAATGGCCGTCTTAATCTGACGCACGAAGCTACAGATAAAGTACGTTTTGGATTAAATTTAGGCCTTTCAAGTCTTACTAATGATAGGTTCTTTCAGGAAAACTCTACTGGGTCTCC
This window of the Porifericola rhodea genome carries:
- a CDS encoding SusC/RagA family TonB-linked outer membrane protein, whose amino-acid sequence is MGINCTNRVTIHARRLAFVVALFFLCASAHAQQVITGQVSSVEGEPLPGVNVIVKGTTQGTVTDLDGNYRINASESADSLTFSFIGFQTLAEAIGNRTTINVQLQPDTKQLSEVVVTALGIERDERALGYSVQEIEGEEITKARELNVVNSLSGRISGVQVSGASGNMGGSSRILIRGVNSVAGNNQPLFVVDGVPLDNSNFNSTDQARGSGGYDYGNMAQDINPDDIQSISVLKGASAAALYGTRAANGVILITTKKGKNRKGIGVSVNSSVTLDEVYVLPKYQNEYGGGNGPFTQFNGEDVAYFAFDESWGPRLDGRLVRQWYSFYEGDSDYGLRTPWVAHPNNIEDFFDTGVTLNNNISFSGGNDVATFRVSYSNVNQDFVLPNSELKRNTLNFSGSAKLTEKFTASVTGNYVKNSALGRPGTGYDGLNVMQQFNQWSQRQMDMDKLRTYKTSEGIQRTWNITGPTDLTPKYSDNPYWTRYENYQNDDRERIFGNITLNYEFTDWLSLTGRVMTDFYTDRREERLAVGSQDIPSYSEAVREVSETNADLILTFDKRYGTDFSLNAFVGGNIRYNSYNRNVGTTQGGLNVPDFYNLINSVSPILVDDYFEEKQINSVFGNASVGFRDMLFVDLTLRNDWSSTLPAGDNSYLYPSVSGSFVFSELEPLVNSNILSYGKLRAGWAQVGNDTDPYRLALTYAPKESFGANPRYSVPNALNNPELLPERTNSWEIGTDMRFFGDRLGLDVTYYSSVSTDQIFTVDISGSTGYSSQIINAGEVTNKGVELQLRGTPIATKNFQWDVIVNWARNRNEVVELAEGINTYTLSSAPFAVSVVAREGEPYGAILGFDYVYDGNGNKVINADGTYATTDRQVPLGNAMPDWTGGITNSFTYKGINASVLIDGRKGADIFSISNMFGKYSGMYEETVANNIRELGVVAEGVVNVGTAENPQYEPNTTRLSAINYFQGLYGVDAAHVYDGSFIKLREVTIGYTLPNSIMENSPFKNVTLSLVGRNLAILHKNIPHLDPESTLSSGNVQGIEGAQLPSLRSWGFNLSFGL
- a CDS encoding SusD/RagB family nutrient-binding outer membrane lipoprotein translates to MKNILSYIKIFVLAGLIVTISACEDFEELNTNPNQPPVVPTTALLSSAQKQLMDHIWDEWHNGRFGMLYAQYWSANEYTDESRYQLRQNINNNYWLYYYAGRDAAMTGDPNGGGIRDLQEIIRLNEETPEDFSAYGDTNNQIAVAKIMKAWMFQIITDIWGDVPYTEALQGADQVAPAYTPQEEIYKDLLVELTEASDMIDVNGAGFTSGDLIYEGDMAKWKKFANSLKMRVAIRMADVEPALAETAITEALAAGVFEGNADNALLRYATSVPNNNPLNEDRKTRADFAASEPLVDLLKKYNDPRLDYYAAPNASGEYVGLTYGLSQSQAGAIPNSAVSQPSEVVLSAESPGVYMDYAEVLFILSEAAARGFIGNDPADYYNQAIEASMEYWSGLAGETIETEVIEDYYTNVVPFDENNWRQSIGEQKWLALYMQGIQGWTEWRRLDFTGVLTPPAAGPLVGTGIPLRVTYPVDEQNLNSASYDEAVARQGADALNTPVWWDVN